Part of the Cydia fagiglandana chromosome 2, ilCydFagi1.1, whole genome shotgun sequence genome, TTTATTGCTTCTGACCCCATGCAACCCACCAAATTAACGCAAAAAGCGTTCTAGCAAAACTCTTGCTTGCTTGCTTGATGCACGTTACATTTGAGAAAGTGAAAATCAGTTTGTAGAAAACAATTTTGTGACATAATAAATGCTCGAAAATTATATAATTCATACTCAGCAACGTCTTAGTTTCGAAAACATTATATTAGTGAATAACGAAATATTGTACTTGTACTTTACACAAAATAAGGTCAAAATTGCTATAAAAGTATGgttaattgataattaattgtaatttgtagaATGTAGTAGAGAGTTCAGAaaatctttgacttgaaaataataatttaggaCTAAATATTAACAATTTTACTTGTGTATAGTATACCCTGCAGGCCAGGCGTCCCGTTATTATGGAACCCTGAAAAAATAAGGGAGCTAAATAGACTATGAGATAGGATCCATTATGGATTGGTGTAATGGGCCATCTTTTTCAGATTTATTGACGTCCTTGCCCTTTCAGACGATAGATATACGTTATTAATATGATTTTAGATATATTGGAAATCGCTTAAAGCTTTATTaggaaaagtttaaaaaataaagacgtttttgcaatttttatttaatttaaaaattgtcgTAGGAATTTCTGACAAAAGTAAATCCcttttttaatgtaattttacaactttataaatacttttaaaaaatagtcattaaatccaaagtatttaaaattttaaccgTTCTAACTAACTCATAAATAACTTCACgataaattacttttttttgcaaattgTCTCCTTGTAGGAGTTGTTCAGAATAAAGTAAATACTGGGATACTTTTTTTCCGGAATGAATATGTTGAGAAACACCCTCACACCCTGTGTTGGTGCTCGATGACACACCCCCTATACTATCACTAACATAATATGAAATAGGTATTTACAATACCCTACCACGCATAACAACTGTACTTTACATTACCTATAGGTATCATTCTAATACTCTACagtattttttcttatttcttACTTGTTTTAATATTTGCTCCACGTTTTTAAGTCTGGCAGGTTATGCGAATCGTGCAGTGCATTCTAGATGGCGTTATAATCGTTTGCGGACGACCTCGCATTAGTAAGCACGTAGAAGGGGAAAAGTTAATTAGAGCTTTTTATATGTCCGAATATGCTGTCACATTTTgctaaaataggtaggtacaaatttacgaaaagaaaatatatttgattGAAATTAAATCATCGTattttatagttatattatttgtaataatgTATTCCTTTATTActtcataatatattttcagTCTGCTAAAAATACGTTATCATACCGTCGGCAGAATACTCAAAATTCTTAAGCATTGAAACATGCCTAAATGAAATGTTAATTGTATGcagaatatttattatttactggcGAATTCAATATTTTAATCCGAGGCCCCATTTGCAATTCAACGCCAAATTAATCGCTTGTTAGCGGAACCCTTCAAATTCGAGAAAATAATTTACGGAAATGTTAAGTTAGCCTGAAATAAAATGACTTGGGAAATGTTGGGCTTGATTATCGGACCATTGTTGTCTGCTTAGCCAAATAACCTAAACTTTatgtgtacctatgtatttttaattatcttCAAATTACATCTtgttcctcgcgttatcccggcattttgctacggctcatgggagcctggggtccgcttgacaactaatcccatgatttgacgtaggcactaatttttacgaaagcgcaGTCGCTTCGATTGACCTTCCATGCCAGAAGGAAAAcgaggccttattgggattagtccggtttcctcacgatgttttctttcactGAAAAGCAattgtaaatatcaaatgatatttcgtacatacctatgtttcaaaaaactcattggtctATCTAAAatcgagccggggtttgaacccgcgacctcttcGTTCGTCGCACGCTCTTAGCGTTAGGCCTCCAGCGCTTCTTCAAATTACATCAACATCATATaaccatacatcgttatcgcgggagcaaatataaatttattaaagaagtggtaaaacagactgcccgtttagtaaaaacagacctttctgcctacacattataagcctccaagaagttcatcatacatagcacgaagtttttgttgcataatgttcataaatcttgctttacactctgttagtaaataatgacccggaatcgacatatcaaataaatattcatgatttattttgtacaacattatttaatttttgttgatcttaagtgattttcgtaatatacgacataaattttctctatgttttctactcttaatctgcggcgtcgtgcagtaaatatccattttaattggctaaatgatctttcgactgctactgttgtaatgggtgcgtttttaaaacgacggaagtaatcaaatgtagaacgatatatcgttgaatctagtactatctccttctccgatatcagttcacacatttttttcataacttcatatccggcatttttctgcaaaaccactttgaactttttttaaatctgttttccatctttattcaaaattaatttggatatatgtttgtatgtattttgtactatggtcaaactttcactaagagatagattttggcactgcagtttatttatagcatctggtatTACTTGCAGATTGTTGAATgtctaaattgactgataaggttgcgtacctaataggtaatctttttaagtaccaatcaagtcaagtatggaggtaagatagcattgatattcaataaaataattatacattttaaggtcgtaggtataaacgtttctctatacgaatgtcatttctgtttttgactgttttgttttgttttgttgtttataatctttcagtattgtcaaatcgtatttgctcccgcgataactgCCCTGataatactgtaaaaaatgccctggatgatttgtggggccctggtcacaataagcatgacaaggtgttgttgttattgactgatggtgtggggtatatgttgaaagctggcagaaatttgaaaacactttttccgaacattgtccatgttacatgtttagcccatgctcttaacagagttgccgatcaagttcgtgttctttttccagaagttaacctattaatttcaaatgtaaagaaagtatttcgcaaatctccgaaaagagtaaaagcattaagagaaatgtttaatggaattcctttgcctccaaacccaacaattattcgctggggaacatggatcgaggctaccatttactacaacaagtattttgatgaaataaaaagcgttatagacacatttcgtaattcagacgcacagtgcatcgtcaaagcaaaaaaatctttactcagtgcaaaagttcgaaaagatgtaaatttcatagcaaagtatctgcaagtaataccagatgctataaataaactgcagtgccaaaatctatctcttagtgaaagtttgaccatagtacaaaatacatacaaacatatatccaaattaattttgaataaagatggaaaacagattttaaaaaagttcaaagtggttttgcagaaaaatgccggatatgaagttatgaaaaaaatgtgtgaactgatatcggagaaggagatagtactagattcaacgatatatcgttctacatttgattacttccgtcgttttaaaaacgcacccattacaacagtagcagtcgaaagatcatttagccaattaaaatggatatttactgcacgacgccgcagattaagagtagaaaacatagagaaaatttatgtcgtatattacgaaaatcacttaagatcaacaaaaattaaataatgttgtagaaaataaatcatgaatatttatttgatatgtcgattccgggtcattatttactaacagagtgtaaagcaagatttatgaacattatgcaacaaaaacttcgtgctatgtatgatgaacttcttggaggcttataatgtgtaggcagaaaggtctgtttttactaaacgggcagtctgttttaccacttctttaataaatttatatttgctcccgcgataacgatgtatgatgatgaacttcttggaggcttataatgtgtaggcagaaaggtctgtttttactaaacgggcagtctgttttaccacttctttaataaatttatatttgctcccgcgataacgatgtatgcaTATAacacaattaggattgttcattttttttagacccccatttttattttattttctgaaaatataggttaattgaagataccaatttgaatgatttagtaattcgtggctcggttgaatatttataatttattgaaaatatgagatacgacttctcgtaaattacatgtcgtcggctgattaggataatgcacaagcaacaacaagcattaaaaaaatagttgtcattgtcaattgattgtaatgtcacctgtcgacaatgtcagtgtcacgtgtttctataaataacaatcgtctggaatggaaaactcgtttattttgaatcattaatttcaaaatacctacgctataaatttgagaaagctgattccagaaatctgcctaagttatataatataacttagttttattggagtacctatgtatccatatagcatccaactccaaccataacttggctgaaatcaagggagcaaaaatacaaatgtaagttacctacatcatatatattttaactgattcgatttgtaagaagattggattcataaaatcgttacaagcgtccattgctaaaggtagcttagcacccagtgggtgctttctaccggcttgtcaccatattattaggaacatgccaattttgctaattatatcctattatttcaggtaatcgtgattcctatttagatacagctgtgagatatgtaactgcacttgggcccagaacaaagttgagcattttgtattgaaacgaacgtcatattaattattaatcgtcgtaatactttacgaccgtaaataatgcctaggaacagagtaaataacaaaccatacacttctcttctggatggtcaacaagaagccatcattgtcagatgctcgtgcagaacatgataaacatacatttaatgtaaagttactatttttttttggaaacatatataacatatttcccaaattaataaaaaagtaggtaaacaaaaacatgttttattattcacaactctttattaagtcttgtccaccatgatatcagcagcttgaactgcaacatgtacctggaaattagaaattatatctttttaaagcagtttcaggctgaattttgagtatggctatgtattcttgtatattccttctttctagtaggcaccatctctgtttaacggtttgcctttagatactatggctacattacctaccacagaaaataaatagataccacgaccctaccaataaagtgagcttttaaatacttaattgtattaatttaatattaattttatacttacatcgacgtgattctcacagcaatactgtgtgtaacacgtgaagtaggtaggtattccaagtttaattcacggcaccatctttcacgtcgtaggtcttcgtggattcgaactattatttttgtgaatcattcccacacataggaacaaggtttttgatatattattaagcaatgaaatctactgtttaggtattaattataaatcaaattgtaacaaacaagcgcagcggtttaactgaaaaattttgttatgacaatcgatgacaatgataactttgacaatacgtgagtgacggatctctttactatggttcgataacttttattatgcaatgactttacattcagcccaggagaaggtcaaactaaggtcataaggatatttgttgaaatatcttcaatcctcaattattatatcgcagcaaatgtcggaaactgtttaaaaaccttatatctcgaaatggttttcgaaatagaacatttgaaaaaaaatgaacaatcctaattcctaattttgaaatatatagATATAAATGTCAGACTAAACGTTGCTTGGTTTCAGAATTGTTTTATCTTACGTACGTTCCTATAATGTCTAAACGTATAAATATTAAACTTGTAAATACTTTTTCAAAGTTCGCAACATTCGCGAATAGTTTTAGAAAACTGAACACTCCCCTGCACATTCATAACATAAAGCATCTAATCCCACTGTGAATTGAAACTAAAATAACCGTCTAACCGTCTACAGGAGATAGTCCAAAACTCGTAGTAGAACCGTAACTTGGGAATTAGCATGCATCTGACGGTCTTATACAAACTTGCACCATATGCCGTGAATTTAAAGTGCCTTTTGGAGTGATGGAGTAAATCTAAGAGCATTTGACCGTATTCAGGCTGTGGTCGATAGTCGGTATAAGCAACAGGAGTAACGCGAGTAAAAAACGGGTTTATATTATATGATGTCAGGCCGATCAGTAATCTGATTTTTCTTTTCATTTGAGCttctaatataatatatgttcaGCCTCTTTTAAGTTATAATGTCAAATGTACTCTTTGGTTTATTTGATGAAATATGAAACGTCAGTCATTAAAGTCATGTTGTAATAAAAACacgttttctttacaaaaaatacaattattcaCAATAATAGCGTAAACATGGTACAAAACCGAACCGGatagttaaaataaaagaacagtGAAGTGTACAAGTAGTCTACGACATATTTACGTAtaggtatttacataaaatttacgaAATTTTCATTTAACATGAATACAGCCGAGAAACTTATTGCACTACAAATAGACAGTTTAGAAATAACGGCAAAGGCCCACGTGAACTACAACAAGTATCCAAAAGAAAAAATTACGTCAGGATATGTAGAAGGGCGGTTAGAAACTTTGGAAAATAACTACAAGGAATTCAAAAGCACCCATCAAAGGTTGATTACTACCGTTTCAGAAGAAGATAAGTGCAAATTATCTTACTTTACAGAAGATCTATACGACACATTTGAAGAACGTTATCATACATACAAGGGTGAGTTGAAGACAGTTTTACACAAGTTTAATACCGAAACGAGGGACAAccaaatagaaaataggtcggGCAATCAAACGTCGACCAGTGACATAAAACTACCTCGCATCACTATCCCGACTTTCAGCGGCGATTACACTGAATGGCAATCATTTTATGACTTATACACCACTTTAATCCACAAGAATAACTCCCTCAATGACGTACAACGTATGCATTATCTAAAGGTTAGTCTAAAGGGTGACGCCGAAATTCTTTTACGTCAATTTCCCATTACCGGCGAGAACTACATACAAGCATGGACCACTCTGAAGAAGCGTTATGACAACAAAAGGTACATTGCTAACTGTCATTTTAAGAGGTTCTTTGGCCAAAGGGCAATCGTTCAAGAATCAGCCACCTCATTAAAACAACTGCTAGATACATCGGTCGAATGTCTAAACGCACTAAAAAACCTTAGTTTGCCTACAGCCGAATGGGATGCCATTGTCATTCATGTCATAGTGTCTAAACTGGATCCTGAAACTCATAAGCACTGGGAAAGGTTAGTTAATGAAGACATGGCAGTTTTTCCAGCCTTTGAGAAATTGAAGTTGTTTTTGGAAAATCGGTTCAGAACTCTGGAAATGGTGGATTCAGTTAATAAGAATCACAAACCAACAAATTCCAAGACGTTTCATGTGGCAGCCGGCTTTGATAGCGGAGACATTCAATGCGCATTTTGCAAGGAAAGACATCACATCTATAACTGCAAACAATTTGCAGATCAGCCAGTCGATGAAAGGTACGTTTTTGTTAAAAAGAACAGGCTATGTTTTAACTGTCTTATACCAAATCACGCAGTAAGGCGATGTAAACAAAGGAAGTCATGTCAATTGTGTAAAGGGCGACATCATTCGTTGATACATCAGGGTAcgaaacaaacaaacaacaaacaaaGGCAAGAAAACGGGAAGGTTTTCATGACTACAGATGTCTCAAAGATAGTTGCACATGTCAGATCAAGTAGAGAGGATCGTGAACAAAATATTGTATTGCCCACAGCGCTCGTTGATGTAGCGTCGGAGTGTGGACAACCATTGGTCTGCAGAGCACTGATCCATCAAGGGTCCGAAGCTTCATTTGTCACAGCTCGGGTAGCCGAGTTGTTAAGGTCGAAGAAAACGGCAAATAGCAAAGAGTTTCCTAGGATCAGCGAAGACAACAACATGTGCATCAAAGGCAAGGTGGATTTACAAATCTCGTCGAGGTATACACCAGATTTTACTGTGAAGGTAAACGCTTATGTTATAATTTCGTTTCATCGCAATATGCCAGCTAAGAAAATCAATAATAACATATTACCTCGACTTGATAACATTAAGTTAGCTGACCCCACCTTTGACACCCCAAGTGGTATTCTGGTTCTTCTTGAGGCTGATGTTTTTGGCAAAATTATTGACTCTGGTTTTAAGAGAGGACAGGGCAATGTTATTGCTCAATGCACACACTTAGGGTGGATATTAACTAATGACATAAGAACCATTTCTGCCAATTTACAAACAACCAGAAGTTGTCCTAGCATGCGTCAAGTAAAGGAAGGTAAAGTAAAATTCaagcaaaaaaataagtacagAGATACCAGCTTCAGGAGTTAGACCTCTTCGCGCTAAAGTCAAAACTAAAGTCGATATACCAATTCAGCAATCAAACTTAATGTACAGTTAGCGCCAGGTGGGCGGTCAACGTCATCATAATTGTTACCTAtttgataataaatattacatatatttatgtCACAGTTTTTAGATTGATGTACAAACTGACGTTTTATTAATGTTTAACATACGATTTTTCGTTAGTAGTATGCTGTGGTTTAGCGATGTTTGCTTTAATTAAGATGTTTCACTTCTTTGTTctatttagtttagtttatactTAGTTAACATCTCTgagtttaaaaataagtattttggtGGGCGGTATGTTCAGCCTCTTTTAAGTTATAATGTCAAATGTACTCTTTGGTTTATTTGATGAAATATGAAACGTCAGTCATTAAAGTCATGTTGTAATAAAAACacgttttctttacaaaaaatacaattattcaCAATAATAGCGTAAACAATATACTCGTTATTAAAACTCGAATATTAAGAACTACCTATACATAAAATGAATTAAGAATACTAAGGTTAGTATATTTTTGCAGATCTTAAGTTTAACTTTAAGTTTGATcttctaagggccacttgcaccaacccaTTAACCTgaggttaagcagttaaaccgttatcTAAGcgcaaattgtactggtaaccatgataactccaggtttaaccggttaaccccgggttagttataaggtgcaagtggcgctaagtgacCAAAATACCCCGTTATATCGTAACGATATCTTTACATCATACATTTTAAACAATTTCagtaatttattataaaaccaCAATGAAATTAGACCCACTTTTTCACCACCTAGGCTTGAGCTcctaaaaaataaacaacaattCACGTCGTATTAAACTGATGTATATGAAATACTAAAAGCCACTTGCAAGTACCACTATTGGCGTAGGTAGTGACATAGACCGCCTTGATACAATATAACTCATGCATGACAGAGGTAACTTCTCATTCAAAAAGATTAATgcaatcggggggcacggcagtgcccccgccaagtcgagcgcgaagcaaacactgccgtaccatcctttactggaaccatttcgccgcattttcaggcccctatttgagaacctctggataagaccagaacgcagaaattttggtcatccagtaagctataatcacatacttaaaatccaaaatttcaagtcggtaggtcatttagttccgaagttaagcgaaagcaaagtttcgcatttatgaaactcactcatgatcatcagaatagaactagtacttcccataaactcagagagctgaaatttggtacagagttagggtttaatggccacataaagggaaaacctaaaaatattgcaatatcagtcacgttttaaagatctaagaactgcataagtaagtttgtaatcccatataaatatatgatattacaaagttactgttgcagttcctacaaatagtaaagtaaagtaaaggtacactacgatgtacgatgtgagtatgaatgaagatatgtttagttatgatatgtgtacacatagtatgggtatgagtacccgaaaagaaggactgcctacaaaaagagatgagatcccatcaaaaacattacatgtaaaaaggtgcaagtctcgcaacgcttttactacaaaaaagttttgagatgtaatgtgaaaccaagtcggttattttaatcagtgccagggggtgttaaaaccgtatcaataagatatctttaatttgtaatacgtataatgacttggccatcgcacggctgcataatgacaaaaggatcatcgtcacctattaaaaataattctaattgaacataacgctatcgctaattgcagtttgagcattacacatatttacgagtacggtacgagtaaagcattatgtgcgattgccaagtcattatatgatgattagtgacggattactgaatattatttaattattagatttaatgaatgggcaatacgaaaaactgttgctactgtacaagaatcagaaccggaaaaaaagaaaagaaagatttgtaataataaaaaaactactcctaaaaagaaaaaaatgtgttaaataagaaaatctaagaaaataaatcaatatgcccacgtttctacaaaaagaagtgaaatcccaccaaaaacattctgtaaaaaactagccaagtctcgatggagctgcttgtttatctctaaaaagtaatgaaatctagacaaagtcgtgccaagtctaaggttccttactgcgatttctttattattatagttaatgttgtgtgacttggccgttgaagggt contains:
- the LOC134671924 gene encoding uncharacterized protein LOC134671924, coding for MNTAEKLIALQIDSLEITAKAHVNYNKYPKEKITSGYVEGRLETLENNYKEFKSTHQRLITTVSEEDKCKLSYFTEDLYDTFEERYHTYKALVDVASECGQPLVCRALIHQGSEASFVTARVAELLRSKKTANSKEFPRISEDNNMCIKGKVDLQISSRYTPDFTVKSLYGYISTSRNVSKESEDASLNDGG